The following proteins are co-located in the Egicoccus sp. AB-alg2 genome:
- a CDS encoding ABC transporter ATP-binding protein — MAKTYRTGGEDVHALLGIDLDVHPGELVMVMGPSGNGKTTLLNCLSGLDDIDAGTVSVDGVDLFAMSDADRTRHRARRMGFIFQAFNLIPVLSAAENVELPLLLTGASPTQARKRAADMLARVGLADRGGHRPGELSGGEQQRVTVARALVAEPALVWADEPTGALDSRTAAGVVDLLREVHAAGQALVVVTHDETLGRTGQRLVEVRDGRVVFDGAPDASATATAEVSA; from the coding sequence GTGGCGAAGACCTACCGGACCGGCGGCGAGGACGTGCACGCGCTGCTGGGTATCGACCTCGACGTCCACCCTGGCGAGCTCGTGATGGTCATGGGTCCCTCCGGCAACGGCAAGACGACGCTGCTCAACTGCCTGTCGGGTCTCGACGACATCGACGCCGGCACCGTCTCCGTCGACGGCGTCGACCTGTTCGCGATGTCCGACGCCGACCGCACCCGCCACCGGGCACGACGCATGGGGTTCATCTTCCAGGCGTTCAACCTCATCCCCGTGCTGTCCGCCGCCGAGAACGTCGAACTGCCCCTGCTCCTCACCGGCGCGTCGCCGACGCAGGCCCGCAAGCGGGCGGCCGACATGCTCGCCCGGGTCGGCCTGGCCGACCGTGGTGGCCACCGACCCGGTGAGCTCTCCGGTGGCGAGCAGCAGCGCGTCACCGTCGCTCGCGCGCTCGTCGCCGAGCCCGCCCTCGTGTGGGCCGACGAGCCGACCGGTGCCCTCGACAGTCGCACGGCCGCTGGAGTCGTCGACCTGCTCCGCGAGGTCCACGCCGCCGGCCAGGCCCTCGTCGTCGTCACCCATGACGAGACGCTCGGCCGGACGGGACAGCGCCTCGTCGAGGTCCGCGACGGCCGCGTCGTCTTCGACGGCGCGCCCGACGCCAGCGCCACCGCGACCGCCGAGGTGAGTGCATGA
- a CDS encoding sensor histidine kinase — protein MRSLLAEPRPDQPPVPRWRDFALVAGLLASSAIEVAVRDGVSWGPARVSFVALLAVCLLRRRARPLGAVAVMWSAVGVLAALALLGVDTTAYELNSYVWILVLPYALVRWGSGVEVATGMAIVLAAGVLGFASDPPTAEDAIGGSVALAFPAVLAASTRFRAMARRRELDEVKLREREQIARDLHDTIAHHVAAITIQAQAGRAVAARAPDRAVEALAVIEEEASRTLEEMRSMVGVLRDREGREDPHGSDVREAPTAPRPGVGEIPALARVGGDWPRIEVALRGELEDLSPTVDAAVYRLAQESITNAVRHARHATRVEVVVEGDADAVRLTVRDDGDVRTGDRGVRQGYGLVGMTERATLLGGTLSAGPGADGGWTVRAVLPRAGARP, from the coding sequence GTGCGATCACTGCTGGCAGAACCTCGGCCTGACCAGCCGCCGGTGCCCCGATGGCGGGACTTCGCGCTGGTCGCCGGGCTGCTCGCCTCGTCGGCGATCGAGGTCGCCGTTCGCGATGGGGTCTCGTGGGGGCCGGCGAGGGTGTCCTTCGTGGCGCTGCTGGCGGTCTGTCTGCTCCGACGGCGGGCGCGACCGCTGGGTGCGGTAGCGGTGATGTGGAGCGCGGTAGGGGTGCTGGCAGCGCTTGCCCTGCTCGGGGTCGATACGACCGCCTACGAGTTGAACTCCTACGTGTGGATCCTCGTCCTGCCCTACGCCCTGGTCCGTTGGGGCTCGGGGGTCGAGGTCGCCACCGGGATGGCGATCGTGCTGGCAGCTGGTGTGTTGGGTTTCGCCAGTGATCCCCCGACGGCCGAGGACGCGATCGGCGGGTCGGTCGCGCTCGCCTTCCCGGCTGTGCTCGCTGCGTCGACCAGGTTCCGCGCGATGGCGCGCCGCCGGGAGCTCGACGAGGTGAAGCTGCGGGAGCGCGAGCAGATCGCCCGGGACCTGCATGACACCATCGCGCACCACGTGGCGGCCATCACCATCCAGGCGCAGGCCGGGCGGGCGGTGGCGGCGAGGGCACCAGACCGGGCGGTCGAGGCGCTGGCGGTGATCGAAGAGGAGGCGTCGCGGACGCTCGAGGAGATGCGGTCGATGGTCGGCGTGCTTCGTGATCGCGAGGGGCGGGAGGACCCTCACGGCTCCGACGTCCGTGAGGCTCCGACGGCGCCGCGGCCGGGGGTGGGCGAGATCCCGGCGCTCGCGCGTGTGGGCGGGGACTGGCCGCGCATCGAGGTGGCGCTGCGCGGCGAGCTCGAGGACCTGAGCCCCACGGTGGACGCGGCGGTGTACCGGCTCGCACAGGAGTCGATCACCAACGCGGTGCGCCACGCCCGCCACGCGACCCGTGTCGAGGTCGTCGTCGAAGGCGACGCGGACGCCGTGCGCCTCACGGTCCGCGACGACGGGGACGTGCGGACGGGAGACCGCGGAGTTCGGCAGGGCTACGGGCTGGTCGGGATGACCGAGCGCGCGACCTTGCTCGGAGGGACGTTGTCGGCCGGGCCGGGTGCGGATGGCGGCTGGACGGTTCGGGCGGTGCTGCCGCGGGCAGGTGCACGCCCATGA
- a CDS encoding response regulator, producing the protein MTIRVLVADDQDIVRSGLTMLLDAQPDIAVVGQARDGREAVRLARELQPDVCLFDIRMPELDGIEATRQLAGPEVDDPLAVVVITTFDLDEYVHGALKAGARGFLLKDAGPDLLAQAVHAAANGDALIAPSVTARLLSTFSRVEPQRPPAQPIEPLTAREEEVLLAVARGWTNVEIADGLFISLSTVKTHIASLMRKLGARNRVEIAMWAYESDRIRG; encoded by the coding sequence ATGACCATCCGCGTCCTCGTCGCCGACGATCAGGACATCGTGCGCAGCGGGCTCACCATGCTCCTCGACGCCCAACCGGACATCGCGGTGGTCGGGCAGGCCCGCGACGGCCGGGAAGCGGTACGCCTGGCGCGGGAGCTGCAGCCCGACGTTTGCCTGTTCGACATCCGCATGCCGGAGCTCGACGGGATCGAAGCGACACGACAGCTCGCCGGTCCAGAGGTCGACGACCCCCTGGCGGTCGTCGTCATCACGACGTTCGACCTCGACGAGTACGTCCACGGCGCCCTCAAGGCCGGCGCCCGCGGGTTCCTCCTCAAGGACGCTGGCCCTGACCTGCTGGCTCAGGCCGTGCACGCGGCGGCCAACGGCGACGCACTCATCGCGCCGAGCGTGACGGCGCGGCTGCTCTCGACCTTCTCGCGCGTCGAGCCGCAGCGTCCACCGGCACAGCCGATCGAGCCGCTGACCGCTCGCGAGGAGGAGGTCCTCCTGGCCGTGGCCCGAGGCTGGACGAACGTCGAGATCGCCGACGGGCTCTTCATCAGCCTGTCCACCGTGAAGACCCACATCGCGAGCCTCATGCGCAAGCTCGGTGCACGCAACCGCGTCGAGATCGCCATGTGGGCCTACGAGAGCGACCGCATCCGCGGGTGA
- a CDS encoding DUF6326 family protein → MSAPQKPDAAQLDDPQVPVPLKLAAAWTSFMFLYIYVDYLTLYEPGFIDDILAGIVWEFDVSQTFVVSALTLVAIPILMVVLSVTLPARANRATNLVVASIYVPVSVFNVVGESWTYFFGLGVALEVLLLTGIIRCAYRWPRTARVAVRTAHVEAWG, encoded by the coding sequence ATGAGTGCACCCCAGAAGCCAGACGCAGCCCAGCTCGATGACCCGCAGGTCCCAGTGCCGTTGAAGCTCGCGGCAGCCTGGACCAGCTTCATGTTCCTCTACATCTACGTCGACTACCTCACCCTGTACGAGCCCGGCTTCATCGACGACATCCTGGCCGGCATCGTCTGGGAGTTCGACGTCAGCCAAACCTTCGTCGTCAGTGCGCTCACGCTCGTGGCGATCCCGATCCTGATGGTGGTCCTGTCGGTGACGCTGCCCGCGCGGGCGAACCGCGCGACGAACCTCGTGGTGGCGTCCATCTACGTCCCCGTCTCGGTCTTCAACGTGGTGGGCGAGTCGTGGACGTACTTCTTCGGCCTCGGCGTGGCGCTCGAGGTTCTCTTGCTCACCGGGATCATCCGCTGCGCCTACCGCTGGCCCAGGACCGCTCGAGTCGCTGTTCGGACTGCACACGTCGAGGCGTGGGGGTGA
- a CDS encoding trimethylamine methyltransferase family protein, protein MEPSVTDARGRGRRGGGREARRASRSAATATHPPFLTRTMRPFEVLSDEGLELIEHNADTILEEVGIEFRGHPEALRLLADAGAEVDGERVHFPRGLCRRIVGEHAPASYVQHARNPQRSVTIGGDATVFAPNYGSPFVTDLDRGRRYATLEDFQNLVKLVSLTPTIHHSGGTVCEPVDVPVNKRHLDMVYAHLRYGDKPFMGSVTSGERAADSVELARIAFGGDLAGRTVLTSLINASSPLVWDASMLAAAQVYAEQKQACIITPFILAGAMAPVTTAGVAAQTLAEALAGMTFVQLVRPGAPVVFGSFASSMSMQTGAPTFGTPEPALVLYVVAALARRLGVPFRSGGSLTASKLPDAQAAYESANTLLPTILAGVNFVLHAAGWLEGGLALSFEKFVMDADQLGMMEVFVRGVDLSENGQALDAIRETGPGQHFLGSAHTLANFEQAFYRSTIADNTSFEQWEEEGRLDAAQRANAVWKRQLAAYEPPPIDEAVDEELREFVSRRKAEMPDELG, encoded by the coding sequence ATGGAGCCCTCGGTGACCGATGCGCGTGGCCGCGGACGTCGCGGCGGTGGCCGCGAGGCACGGCGGGCCAGCCGCAGCGCGGCGACGGCCACGCATCCGCCGTTCCTGACCCGGACGATGCGCCCGTTCGAGGTGCTGAGCGACGAGGGCCTCGAGCTGATCGAGCACAACGCCGACACGATCCTCGAGGAGGTCGGCATCGAGTTCCGCGGCCACCCGGAGGCCCTGCGGCTGCTGGCCGACGCCGGCGCCGAGGTCGACGGCGAACGGGTGCACTTTCCGCGCGGGCTGTGCCGTCGGATCGTCGGCGAACACGCCCCGGCCTCCTACGTGCAGCACGCCCGCAACCCCCAGCGCAGCGTCACGATCGGCGGGGACGCGACCGTGTTCGCGCCCAACTACGGCTCACCGTTCGTGACCGACCTCGACCGTGGCCGGCGCTACGCGACCCTGGAGGACTTCCAGAACCTGGTGAAGCTGGTCTCCCTCACGCCGACGATCCACCACTCGGGCGGGACCGTGTGCGAGCCGGTCGACGTGCCGGTCAACAAGCGGCACCTCGACATGGTCTACGCCCACCTGCGCTACGGCGACAAGCCGTTCATGGGCTCGGTGACGTCGGGCGAACGGGCCGCAGACAGCGTCGAGCTCGCACGGATCGCCTTCGGCGGCGACCTCGCCGGACGCACGGTGCTGACGAGCCTCATCAACGCGTCGTCCCCGCTGGTCTGGGACGCGTCGATGCTCGCGGCCGCGCAGGTCTATGCCGAGCAGAAGCAGGCCTGCATCATCACCCCCTTCATCCTCGCCGGCGCGATGGCGCCCGTGACGACCGCGGGCGTCGCCGCCCAGACCCTCGCGGAGGCGCTGGCCGGCATGACGTTCGTGCAGCTGGTCAGGCCGGGGGCGCCGGTCGTGTTCGGCTCGTTCGCCAGCTCGATGTCGATGCAGACCGGCGCGCCGACCTTCGGCACCCCCGAACCGGCGTTGGTGCTCTACGTGGTCGCGGCGCTCGCCCGGCGGCTGGGCGTGCCGTTCCGTTCGGGCGGCTCGCTGACGGCTTCGAAGCTGCCCGACGCGCAGGCGGCCTACGAGAGCGCGAACACGCTGCTGCCGACGATCCTCGCCGGCGTCAACTTCGTCCTCCACGCTGCCGGGTGGCTCGAGGGGGGGCTCGCGCTCAGCTTCGAGAAGTTCGTCATGGACGCCGACCAGCTCGGGATGATGGAGGTCTTCGTCCGCGGCGTGGACCTGAGCGAGAACGGCCAGGCCCTCGACGCGATCCGTGAAACCGGCCCGGGCCAACACTTCCTGGGCAGCGCGCACACCCTCGCGAACTTCGAGCAGGCGTTCTACCGCTCGACCATCGCGGACAACACCAGCTTCGAGCAGTGGGAGGAGGAAGGCCGTCTCGACGCCGCGCAGCGCGCGAACGCGGTGTGGAAGCGGCAGCTCGCCGCCTACGAGCCCCCGCCGATCGACGAGGCGGTCGACGAGGAGCTGCGGGAGTTCGTCTCGCGCCGCAAGGCCGAGATGCCCGACGAACTCGGCTGA
- a CDS encoding ASKHA domain-containing protein, which produces MTIRTNGSGHDQHRVVFTPSGLSGRVAAGTTVLEAARQLGVDLDSVCGGRGICGRCQVVPSIGSFPKWGVIVQPDHVTDPDAIEAGYRGRRPLVEGHRLGCALRIVGDLVVDVPPASQIHKQVVRKEIGLEGVTIDPVVVARYVELQPGETAPNVLDGLRRALARTWGVAGFEPTTEVLRTLYAAVAAEDGRVTVALRDQRLVAVWPGYVDRIAGVAIDVGSTTIAGHLCDLASGEVLASAGLMNPQLRFGEDLMSRVSYVMLHPDGAGALTAVVREALDGLVGELLDAADLPRSQLLEVVVVGNPIMHHLVLGIDPTPLGQAPFALATSDRVEARATDVGIDAPAGRLYVAPCVAGHVGADTAAAILAEGPHRSSAVQLLVDVGTNAEIVLGNDRALFAASSPTGPAFEGAQISCGQRATAGAIERVRIDRSTLEPRVKVIGCERWSDEVDFPRAVAATGVTGVCGSGIVEVIGELFLAGVIDAQGVIRPELAARTDRVVPDGRTASYVLHRPTDGGPELRITQADVRAIQLAKAALRAGVDLLRERAALDRIDDVRLAGAFGTHLDPLYALVLGLVPDVPLAAVRSVGNAAGSGAVRALLSGTQRAEVEAVVRGITKIETATEPRFQELFVAALAFPHRDAASPHLAEVVPLPERAEHGAVGAPARRRRTGHRARPRPS; this is translated from the coding sequence ATGACGATCCGCACGAACGGGAGCGGACACGACCAGCATCGCGTCGTGTTCACCCCGTCCGGGCTCAGCGGCCGGGTCGCGGCCGGGACCACGGTCCTCGAGGCCGCCCGGCAGCTGGGCGTCGACCTCGACTCCGTGTGCGGCGGGCGCGGAATCTGCGGTCGCTGCCAGGTGGTGCCGAGCATCGGGTCGTTCCCGAAGTGGGGCGTGATCGTGCAGCCCGACCACGTCACCGACCCGGACGCGATCGAGGCCGGCTACCGGGGGCGCCGCCCCCTCGTCGAGGGGCACCGCCTCGGTTGCGCCCTGCGGATCGTCGGCGACCTGGTGGTCGACGTCCCGCCGGCCAGTCAGATCCACAAGCAGGTGGTCCGCAAGGAGATCGGGCTCGAGGGGGTGACGATCGATCCGGTGGTCGTGGCCCGCTACGTCGAGTTGCAGCCCGGGGAGACGGCCCCGAACGTGCTGGACGGCCTGCGCCGGGCGCTGGCGCGCACGTGGGGCGTTGCCGGTTTCGAACCGACGACCGAGGTCCTGCGCACGCTGTACGCGGCGGTGGCCGCCGAGGACGGTCGCGTCACGGTCGCGCTCCGGGACCAGCGGCTGGTCGCGGTGTGGCCCGGCTACGTCGACCGGATCGCCGGCGTGGCGATCGACGTCGGCTCGACCACGATCGCCGGGCACCTGTGCGATCTGGCCAGCGGCGAGGTGCTCGCCAGCGCCGGCCTGATGAACCCCCAGCTGCGGTTCGGCGAGGACCTGATGAGCCGGGTGTCGTACGTGATGCTGCACCCGGACGGCGCCGGCGCGCTGACGGCGGTGGTCCGCGAGGCGCTGGACGGGCTCGTCGGCGAACTCCTCGACGCCGCGGACCTGCCGCGTTCGCAGCTGCTCGAGGTCGTGGTCGTCGGCAACCCGATCATGCACCACCTCGTGCTGGGCATCGACCCCACCCCGCTCGGTCAGGCGCCCTTCGCGCTGGCGACCAGCGACCGGGTCGAGGCACGTGCCACCGACGTGGGGATCGACGCGCCGGCGGGGCGGCTCTACGTCGCGCCGTGCGTCGCCGGTCACGTCGGTGCGGACACGGCCGCTGCGATCCTCGCCGAGGGACCGCACCGCAGCTCGGCGGTCCAGCTGCTCGTGGACGTCGGCACCAACGCGGAGATCGTGCTCGGCAACGACCGGGCGCTGTTCGCCGCCTCCAGTCCGACCGGCCCCGCCTTCGAGGGGGCGCAGATCAGCTGCGGGCAGCGCGCGACCGCCGGCGCGATCGAACGGGTACGGATCGACCGCAGCACGCTGGAGCCGCGCGTCAAGGTGATCGGTTGCGAGCGCTGGTCCGACGAGGTCGACTTCCCGCGCGCCGTCGCCGCCACCGGCGTCACCGGCGTGTGTGGTTCGGGCATCGTCGAGGTCATCGGCGAGCTGTTCCTCGCGGGGGTGATCGACGCGCAGGGCGTCATCCGTCCCGAGCTCGCGGCCCGCACCGACCGGGTCGTTCCGGACGGCCGCACCGCGAGCTACGTCCTCCACCGGCCCACCGACGGCGGCCCCGAGTTGCGCATCACGCAGGCCGACGTACGCGCGATCCAGCTCGCGAAGGCGGCGCTGCGCGCCGGGGTCGACCTGCTGCGTGAGCGTGCCGCGCTGGACCGGATCGACGACGTCCGCCTGGCGGGCGCCTTCGGCACCCACCTCGACCCGCTGTACGCGCTCGTGCTCGGGCTGGTGCCCGACGTCCCGCTCGCCGCCGTGCGCTCGGTCGGCAACGCCGCCGGCTCCGGCGCCGTCCGGGCGCTGCTGTCCGGCACACAGCGTGCCGAGGTCGAGGCCGTCGTGCGCGGCATCACCAAGATCGAGACCGCCACCGAGCCCCGCTTCCAGGAGCTGTTCGTCGCCGCCCTCGCGTTCCCGCACCGCGACGCCGCGTCGCCGCACCTCGCCGAGGTCGTTCCGCTGCCCGAGCGGGCCGAACACGGCGCGGTGGGTGCCCCGGCCCGACGGCGACGCACCGGGCACCGTGCCCGACCCCGACCGAGCTGA